The Hyalangium gracile genome contains a region encoding:
- the trpD gene encoding anthranilate phosphoribosyltransferase, which yields MTLKEALGKVLSRRDLTREEMATIMGLMLAGEATSAQVGALAAALRMKGETEDELLGAAEAMRLRAAKLSPKAEVVLDTCGTGGDGAHTFNISTAVAFVAAGAGATVAKHGNRAVSSRCGSADVLAALGLPMERAHEAVSRDIDEHGVGFLFAPSHHSALKHVAQARREMGFHSFFNLLGPLTNPAGARYQLLGTFAGERLEQTARVLGRLGSRRAWVVHGQDGLDEVSPCAPTNVAELREDGTVRLFTLSPEDAGLERVPREAIAGGDAEENARLLKALLQGERSGIRTAVLLNAAAALVVVGQAADLREGVKRAEEAIDSGAAARKLAALIQGGVH from the coding sequence ATGACGCTCAAGGAAGCGCTAGGCAAGGTGCTGAGCCGGCGCGATCTCACCCGCGAGGAGATGGCCACCATCATGGGCCTGATGCTCGCGGGCGAGGCGACGTCGGCGCAGGTGGGCGCGCTGGCGGCCGCGCTGCGGATGAAGGGGGAGACGGAGGACGAGCTCCTCGGGGCGGCGGAGGCCATGCGCTTGCGAGCGGCGAAGCTGTCGCCGAAGGCGGAGGTGGTGCTGGACACGTGCGGCACCGGCGGAGATGGGGCGCACACCTTCAACATCTCCACCGCGGTGGCGTTCGTGGCCGCGGGGGCCGGGGCGACGGTGGCCAAGCACGGCAACCGGGCCGTCTCCAGCCGCTGCGGGAGCGCGGACGTGCTGGCGGCGCTGGGCCTGCCGATGGAGCGGGCGCACGAGGCCGTGTCCCGGGACATCGACGAGCACGGCGTGGGCTTCCTCTTCGCGCCGTCGCACCACAGCGCCCTCAAGCACGTGGCGCAGGCGCGGCGGGAGATGGGCTTCCACAGCTTCTTCAACCTGCTGGGCCCGCTGACGAACCCGGCGGGCGCGCGCTACCAGCTGCTGGGCACCTTCGCCGGCGAGCGCCTGGAGCAGACGGCGCGGGTGCTGGGGCGGCTGGGTAGCCGGCGCGCCTGGGTGGTGCACGGCCAGGACGGGCTGGATGAGGTGTCGCCCTGCGCTCCGACGAACGTGGCGGAGCTGCGCGAGGACGGCACGGTGCGCCTGTTCACCCTCAGCCCGGAGGACGCGGGGCTGGAGCGGGTGCCTCGAGAGGCCATCGCCGGAGGTGACGCCGAGGAGAACGCCCGGCTGCTGAAGGCGCTGCTGCAGGGCGAGCGCTCGGGGATCCGCACGGCGGTGCTGCTCAACGCGGCGGCGGCGCTGGTGGTGGTGGGCCAGGCGGCGGACCTGCGCGAGGGCGTGAAGCGGGCCGAGGAGGCCATCGACTCGGGCGCGGCGGCGCGCAAGCTGGCGGCGCTCATCCAGGGAGGGGTTCATTGA
- the aroF gene encoding 3-deoxy-7-phosphoheptulonate synthase — MLIVMKPDATPQDIERVNEEVRRRGWQPNAIPGGTRTAIGITGNKGPVEPEPFRVLPGVADAVAISQPFKLVSREVKPDDSTIQVGNLMLGGKSIHVMAGPCSVETRDQIVGTAQAVRKAGATMLRGGAFKPRTSPYEFQGLKSDGLSLLAEARKETGLLVVTEVKDTATLPQVAETADILQVGARNMQNFSLLEAVGEVRKPVLLKRGLSATIKELLMAAEYIVAKGNNRVILCERGIRTFETMTRNTLDLNAVPMLKSLSHLPVWVDPSHGIGVRKAVPAMMRAAVAVGADGLIVEVHPDPPRALSDGHQSLEFSEFEKAMDDVRAIASALGRDVARLG; from the coding sequence ATGCTGATCGTGATGAAACCGGATGCGACACCTCAGGATATCGAGCGCGTCAACGAGGAGGTCCGGCGTCGGGGCTGGCAACCGAACGCGATTCCCGGCGGCACTCGCACCGCCATCGGCATCACGGGCAACAAGGGCCCGGTGGAGCCCGAGCCGTTCCGGGTGCTCCCAGGCGTCGCGGACGCGGTGGCCATCTCCCAGCCCTTCAAGCTCGTCAGCCGCGAGGTGAAGCCGGACGACAGCACCATCCAGGTGGGCAACCTGATGTTGGGCGGCAAGTCGATCCACGTGATGGCCGGCCCGTGCTCGGTGGAGACGCGCGATCAGATCGTCGGCACGGCGCAGGCGGTGAGGAAGGCGGGCGCCACCATGCTGCGCGGCGGCGCGTTCAAGCCTCGCACCAGCCCCTACGAGTTCCAGGGCCTCAAGAGCGACGGCCTGTCCCTGCTGGCCGAGGCGCGCAAGGAGACGGGGCTGCTCGTCGTCACCGAGGTGAAGGACACCGCGACGCTGCCGCAGGTGGCCGAGACGGCGGACATCCTCCAGGTGGGCGCGCGCAACATGCAGAACTTCTCGCTGCTGGAGGCGGTGGGCGAGGTGCGCAAGCCCGTGCTCCTCAAGCGCGGCCTGAGCGCCACCATCAAGGAGCTGCTGATGGCGGCCGAGTACATCGTCGCCAAGGGCAACAACCGCGTCATCCTCTGCGAGCGCGGCATCCGCACCTTCGAGACGATGACGCGCAACACGCTGGACCTCAACGCGGTGCCGATGCTCAAGTCGCTCAGCCACCTGCCCGTGTGGGTGGACCCCTCGCACGGCATCGGCGTGCGCAAGGCGGTGCCGGCGATGATGCGCGCGGCCGTCGCGGTGGGCGCCGACGGCCTCATCGTCGAGGTGCACCCGGATCCGCCGCGGGCGCTGTCGGACGGCCACCAGTCGCTGGAGTTCTCCGAGTTCGAGAAGGCCATGGACGATGTGCGCGCCATCGCCAGTGCGCTCGGCCGTGACGTGGCGAGGCTGGGGTAG
- a CDS encoding serine/threonine protein kinase, which yields MSEDDKTYLSGQSPTASKPTGPLQIVPGTVLKGTYRIDAELGSGGMGTVYRATHLGLDKTMAVKVLSHRAIATPDSLARFEREAKVAGKVSHPAMTHVIDFGVEQGTPYIVMEYVSGVELAELIERGGPMSPRRAVAVMRQIVSLLRAAHALDIVHRDLKPANIKIIQESSEDSQVFVKVLDFGVAKVVGDVSGQLTSEGMLVGTPAYMAPEQITGKPIDGRTDLYSAGLIFHEMLSGIRAFKGETIARILHAQMNDPPPPLTVQVPDILRQTLQKFVEKRPEDRFQDAAEADRALMACEDVLRPPSVNVIASTVLTASAEQERAAEQGGKTVTYRPKQEEPAPVAPGPSDSAARESKPSSGVSVSDSLVKEGQAVREEPALVPAPVPAPVPVAPMPVSPPPPAPVAPALQKVEPRKSSGSNMVLVLVGVAVVLLLVGLAGSVWVWKSGLLTGGKTGASTPTTDSGAVAARPEPAQPPKNEPPPTAPEPNTPPEDTGTTAAEPGTEPEPEPPDTVAQGESGDEEPAQGEDGAAEGDEPPVAETPPEEELAPGCYVAVVAFESSRAGKGDYGPWIPKSLKSRTSIKCSSIPPQRNIGQSQGLFDQWPDSSGKPRFYNPITFEPQKKGEPNTRLMVVKVYTQVAGKAP from the coding sequence ATGAGCGAAGACGACAAGACCTATCTGTCGGGGCAGAGCCCGACGGCGAGCAAGCCCACCGGACCGCTGCAGATCGTTCCCGGCACGGTGCTCAAGGGCACCTATCGGATCGACGCCGAGCTGGGCAGCGGGGGCATGGGCACGGTCTACCGGGCGACGCACCTCGGGCTGGACAAGACGATGGCGGTGAAGGTGCTGTCGCACCGGGCCATCGCCACGCCGGACAGCCTGGCGCGCTTCGAGCGTGAGGCGAAGGTGGCCGGCAAGGTGAGCCACCCGGCGATGACGCACGTCATCGACTTCGGCGTGGAGCAGGGCACGCCGTACATCGTCATGGAGTACGTGAGCGGCGTGGAGCTGGCGGAGCTCATCGAGCGCGGCGGGCCCATGTCGCCTCGGCGCGCGGTGGCGGTGATGCGGCAGATCGTCTCGCTGCTCCGAGCGGCGCACGCGCTGGACATCGTCCACCGGGACCTGAAACCGGCCAACATCAAGATCATCCAGGAGAGCTCCGAGGACAGTCAGGTCTTCGTGAAGGTGCTGGACTTCGGAGTGGCGAAGGTCGTCGGGGATGTGTCGGGGCAGCTCACCAGCGAGGGGATGTTGGTGGGTACGCCGGCGTACATGGCGCCGGAGCAGATCACCGGCAAGCCGATCGACGGGAGGACGGACCTCTACTCCGCGGGCCTCATCTTCCACGAGATGCTCAGTGGCATCCGGGCCTTCAAGGGAGAGACGATCGCCCGCATCCTCCATGCGCAGATGAATGATCCGCCGCCGCCGCTGACGGTGCAGGTGCCGGACATCCTCCGTCAGACGCTCCAGAAGTTCGTCGAGAAGCGTCCGGAGGATCGTTTCCAGGACGCGGCCGAGGCGGATCGCGCGCTCATGGCCTGCGAGGACGTGCTGCGGCCGCCCTCGGTGAACGTCATTGCCTCCACGGTGCTGACCGCCAGCGCGGAGCAGGAGCGGGCCGCCGAGCAGGGGGGGAAGACGGTCACGTATCGCCCGAAGCAGGAAGAGCCAGCGCCGGTGGCTCCGGGCCCGAGCGACTCCGCTGCCAGGGAGTCCAAGCCGTCCTCGGGCGTCTCCGTCTCGGACTCGCTCGTGAAGGAGGGGCAGGCGGTTCGGGAAGAGCCCGCGCTGGTCCCCGCCCCTGTCCCGGCGCCTGTTCCGGTGGCGCCCATGCCTGTCTCGCCGCCGCCTCCCGCGCCGGTGGCGCCTGCGCTCCAGAAGGTCGAGCCCCGGAAGTCCTCCGGCTCCAACATGGTCCTGGTGCTGGTGGGCGTTGCCGTCGTGCTCCTCCTGGTTGGACTGGCGGGGAGTGTGTGGGTCTGGAAGAGCGGACTCCTGACTGGCGGCAAGACGGGAGCCTCGACGCCGACCACCGATTCAGGGGCCGTCGCGGCACGGCCTGAGCCGGCACAGCCTCCGAAGAACGAGCCGCCCCCCACGGCGCCAGAGCCCAACACCCCCCCGGAAGACACTGGCACGACCGCGGCCGAGCCCGGGACGGAGCCGGAGCCGGAGCCTCCTGACACGGTGGCGCAAGGGGAGTCAGGGGACGAGGAACCCGCGCAAGGAGAGGACGGCGCGGCCGAGGGTGACGAGCCTCCGGTGGCCGAGACTCCGCCCGAGGAAGAACTCGCTCCGGGCTGCTACGTCGCGGTGGTGGCGTTCGAGTCCAGCCGAGCGGGGAAGGGGGACTATGGCCCGTGGATTCCGAAGTCGCTGAAGTCTCGGACCTCCATCAAGTGCTCCTCCATTCCTCCGCAGAGGAATATCGGCCAGTCGCAGGGGCTGTTCGATCAGTGGCCTGACTCGTCAGGCAAGCCTCGCTTCTACAACCCCATCACCTTCGAGCCTCAGAAGAAGGGTGAGCCGAACACCCGCCTCATGGTGGTGAAGGTCTACACGCAGGTGGCCGGGAAGGCTCCGTGA